A section of the Streptomyces sp. SCL15-4 genome encodes:
- a CDS encoding thiolase family protein, protein MPDAVIVEAVRTPVGKGKPNGSLAHVHPVQLLAHTLRSLVERSGVDPALIDDVIGGTVDQVGEQAMNTTRYALLAAGFPESVPATTVDRQCGSSQQAVHFAAQGVISGAYDLVVACGVESMSRVPMWSNVPAGADPFGPGVAERYPEGLVPQGISAELIAAKWSLTRARMDEFAVSSHHKAAAAWQAGLFDAEIAPLDGVARDECVRPGSTPEILAGLKPAYYDPGFAERFPQIEWNVTAGNASPVNDGASAVLITSGDTAARLGLRPLARLHSFAVTGSDPLLMLTGIIPATDKVLRRAGLELADIDLFEVNEAFASVVLAWQQETGADLAKVNVHGGAIALGHPLGASGTRLTTTLVHAMRERGARYALQTMCEAGGLANAMILEGL, encoded by the coding sequence ATGCCAGACGCAGTCATCGTCGAAGCCGTACGCACCCCCGTCGGCAAGGGCAAGCCCAACGGCTCCCTCGCCCACGTCCATCCCGTGCAACTCCTCGCGCACACCCTGCGCAGCCTGGTCGAGCGCTCCGGTGTCGACCCGGCGCTGATCGACGACGTCATCGGCGGCACCGTCGACCAGGTCGGCGAGCAGGCCATGAACACCACCCGGTACGCCCTCCTCGCCGCCGGCTTCCCGGAGTCGGTGCCCGCGACCACCGTGGACCGCCAGTGCGGCTCCTCCCAGCAGGCCGTGCACTTCGCCGCGCAGGGCGTCATCTCGGGCGCGTACGACCTCGTCGTCGCCTGCGGCGTGGAGTCGATGAGCCGGGTGCCGATGTGGTCCAACGTGCCGGCCGGCGCGGACCCGTTCGGTCCCGGTGTCGCCGAGCGCTATCCGGAGGGCCTGGTTCCGCAGGGGATCAGCGCGGAACTCATCGCCGCCAAGTGGTCGCTCACACGCGCGCGGATGGACGAGTTCGCCGTCTCCTCGCACCACAAGGCCGCCGCCGCGTGGCAGGCCGGGCTGTTCGACGCCGAGATCGCGCCGCTGGACGGCGTCGCCCGCGACGAGTGCGTACGGCCCGGCAGCACCCCGGAGATCCTCGCCGGACTCAAGCCCGCCTACTACGACCCCGGCTTCGCCGAACGCTTCCCGCAGATCGAGTGGAACGTCACCGCGGGCAACGCCAGCCCCGTCAACGACGGCGCCTCCGCCGTGCTGATCACCTCCGGTGACACCGCCGCCCGGCTCGGCCTGCGCCCGCTCGCCCGGCTGCACAGCTTCGCCGTGACCGGCTCCGACCCGCTGCTGATGCTCACCGGGATCATCCCGGCCACCGACAAGGTGCTGCGCCGGGCGGGGCTGGAACTGGCCGACATCGACCTCTTCGAGGTCAACGAGGCCTTCGCCAGTGTGGTGCTCGCCTGGCAGCAGGAGACCGGCGCCGACCTCGCCAAGGTCAACGTGCACGGCGGCGCCATCGCCCTCGGCCACCCGCTCGGCGCGAGCGGCACCCGGCTGACCACGACCCTGGTCCACGCCATGCGCGAACGCGGCGCCCGCTACGCCCTCCAGACCATGTGCGAGGCGGGCGGCCTGGCCAACGCGATGATCCTGGAAGGGCTCTGA